Proteins co-encoded in one Octopus bimaculoides isolate UCB-OBI-ISO-001 chromosome 9, ASM119413v2, whole genome shotgun sequence genomic window:
- the LOC128248752 gene encoding piggyBac transposable element-derived protein 4-like: MSKTRYSKISQYLHLIDSANAPSKNDPNYDPLYKVRPVIDLLVNSYKTEYLPRKNLSVDETMIGYKGRVHFRQYMPAKPTKWGTKVWKVCEAETGYCVNFSVYTGKKYNGNRLHGLGHDV; this comes from the coding sequence ATGTCGAAGACACGGTATTCGAAAATATCTCAGTATTTGCATTTAATTGATTCTGCTAATGCACCCAGCAAAAATGACCCAAACTACGATCCCCTGTACAAAGTACGTCCTGTAATTGATTTACTTGTTAATAGTTATAAAACTGAGTATCTACCTAGGAAAAATCTCAGTGTAGATGAAACCATGATAGGCTATAAAGGCAGAGTACACTTTCGGCAGTACATGCCTGCCAAACCTACTAAATGGGGGACCAAGGTATGGAAAGTTTGTGAAGCAGAGACTGGATATTGTGTAAACTTCAGTGTTTACACAGGTAAAAAATATAACGGAAACAGACTGCATGGATTGGGACATGATGTATAG